The proteins below come from a single Vanacampus margaritifer isolate UIUO_Vmar chromosome 10, RoL_Vmar_1.0, whole genome shotgun sequence genomic window:
- the egr1 gene encoding early growth response protein 1, whose amino-acid sequence MAAAKTEMLLPALQISEPLNFPHSPMDNYPKLEEVMMLSSAGTPFLTASAPEGAGFGSGEPGEQYDHLAGDTLPDIPFNCEKTVGEQTYSTPRLPPISYTGRFTLETATTCSNSLWAEPILGLFTGLMGNIPASSSTLSANSQNSSSSSSSAPTSSSSPSSTSSSSHSSSLTSSIHHNEPNPIYSAAPTYSNPNSDIFPDQGQAFSSSNGGAQYPPPAYPNSKTCSTSFPVPMIPDYLFPQQQGEISLVPPDQKPFQSQSSQPSLTPLSTIKAFATQTGSQDLKSVYQSQLIKPSRMRKYPTRPSKTPPHERPYACPVETCDRRFSRSDELTRHIRIHTGQKPFQCRICMRNFSRSDHLTTHIRTHTGEKPFACDICGRKFARSDERKRHTKIHLRQKDKKAEKAGATPVTAPVSAASPASSYPSPIASYPSPVSSYPSPVTSCYSSPAHTSYPSPSIATTYPSVSMSSTFQSQVGSPFPSSIASNLYSSPVPTPLSDLQTTLSPRTIEIC is encoded by the exons ATGGCTGCAGCCAAGACCGAGATGCTCCTCCCAGCCCTGCAGATCTCGGAGCCTCTGAACTTCCCTCACTCTCCCATGGATAACTACCCCAAGCTGGAGGAGGTGATGATGCTGAGCTCTGCGGGGACACCCTTCCTCACAGCTTCCGCGCCTGAAGGTGCCGGCTTTGGCTCCGGGGAGCCAGGGGAGCAGTACGACCACCTTGCTGGGG ATACACTCCCCGACATCCCCTTCAACTGTGAAAAGACAGTTGGGGAGCAGACGTACTCCACCCCAAGACTGCCCCCCATCTCCTACACGGGACGCTTCACTCTCGAAACGGCCACCACCTGCAGCAACAGCCTCTGGGCGGAGCCTATTTTGGGCCTGTTCACCGGTCTGATGGGCAACATTCCTGCCAGCTCGAGCACTTTGTCTGCCAACTCGCAAAACTCCTCGTCCTCATCTTCATCCGCCCCGACTTCCTCGTCTTCGCCCTCATCTACCTCCTCCTCGTCGCACAGCTCCAGCCTCACGTCATCCATTCACCACAACGAGCCTAACCCCATCTACTCGGCAGCTCCGACCTACTCCAACCCCAACTCAGATATCTTTCCGGACCAGGGCCAAGCCTTCAGCAGTTCCAATGGAGGCGCCCAGTACCCTCCCCCTGCTTACCCTAATAGTAAAACCTGCAGCACCAGCTTCCCCGTGCCCATGATTCCTGACTACCTGTTCCCACAGCAACAGGGAGAGATCAGCCTGGTGCCTCCTGACCAAAAACCATTCCAGAGTCAGTCCAGCCAGCCCTCTCTCACCCCTCTGTCTACCATCAAAGCCTTCGCCACCCAGACGGGCTCTCAAGACCTAAAAAGTGTCTATCAATCTCAGCTAATCAAACCCAGCCGCATGCGCAAGTACCCCACCCGACCCAGCAAAACCCCCCCACACGAGAGACCCTACGCCTGCCCGGTGGAGACCTGCGACCGCCGCTTCTCTCGCTCCGACGAGCTGACTCGCCACATTCGCATCCACACGGGCCAGAAGCCATTCCAGTGCCGCATCTGCATGCGCAACTTCAGCCGCAGCGACCACCTGACGACGCACATCCGCACgcacacgggcgagaagccCTTCGCCTGCGACATCTGCGGACGCAAGTTCGCTCGCAGCGACGAGAGGAAGAGGCACACTAAGATCCACCTGCGGCAGAAGGATAAGAAGGCAGAGAAAGCGGGGGCGACGCCCGTGACGGCGCCCGTGTCGGCCGCTTCGCCTGCCTCCAGCTATCCTTCGCCCATCGCTTCGTACCCCTCCCCGGTGTCTTCTTACCCGTCTCCTGTCACCTCCTGCTACTCCTCTCCAGCTCACACATCCTATCCGTCTCCCTCTATCGCCACCACATACCCATCAGTGTCCATGTCGAGCACCTTCCAGTCCCAGGTGGGCTCTCCCTTCCCTTCTTCAATCGCCTCCAACCTCTACAGCTCCCCTGTGCCAACTCCACTATCAGACCTGCAGACCACCCTCTCCCCAAGGACAATCGAGATCTGCTAA